From Luteibacter yeojuensis:
GGACGCGGCGATCGAAGCGCCCAGGATCACGATGATCCAGGACAGGTAGATCCACAGGAGGAAAATCGGGATAGCGGCAAGCGCGCCGTAGATTTCCTCGTAGTTCGGCGAGTTGCGGATGAATTCGGCAAAACCCCAGCGGGCGAATTCGAACAGCATCGCGCCGAGGATCGCGCCGATCGCCGCATGCCGCCACGACACGCGCCGGTTCGGCACCATGGTGTACATGAGCACCAGGGTGACGAAGGTGATGAGGAAGGGCGCCAGGCTGAGCAGGCGGCTCTGCGTGGCGATCTGGTCGGCCGCCTGGTGCAGGAGCGGAAACGCCGCGATGTACGAGGACAGCGCGAGCCCGCCGACGACGAGGATGGGCCCCAGCGTCAGGGCGGCCCAGTACAGCAGCAGGCGCGATGTCCAGCCGCGCGGCTTGCGCACGCGCCAGATGCGGTTGAGGCGATCCTCGATGCTGATCATCATCGAGACGGCGCTGAACAGCATCACGAGGATGGAAATGCCGGTGAGCTGGCTGGCCTTGTCGGCGAAGGCCAGCATGTATTCCTGGATCTTCAGGCCGGTGGCGGGCACGAAGTTCTGGAAAGCGTAGTTCGCCAGCGAACCGCGCCACTCGGCGAACACGGGAAACGCCGAGAGGATCGCGAAGACCGCCACGGTAAGCGGCACCAGCGAAACCAGGGTGGTGTACGACAGGGCGCCCGCTGTCTCGAAGCACTTGTCGTCGACGAAGCGCAGCCAGGTGAAGCGCGTGAAGCTCAGCGCGCGGTCGCGGTCGATGCGCAGCGGCATGTCCATCCTCATCGAAGTCCCGAACGATTGGGAACGCGTGGCAGTTCTGCGAGACTAGCGCCTTCCAGAAGGCGTCCATCCATGTCCCACGACATCCTCGTACTCTACTACAGCCGCAGTGGCCACACGGCCCAGCTCGCCCGCTTCGTCGCCCGCGGCGTGGAGGAAGTGCCGGGCATGCGCGCGAGGCTGCGCCAGGTGCCTCCGGTGGCCCCGGTCACCGAAACGGCCATGCCGCCCGAGCCCGAAGACGGAGCGCCGTACGTCACGCGTGCCGATCTGCTCGAGTGCGTGGCGCTCGCCATGGGCAGCCCCACCCGGTTCGGCAACATGGCCGCGCCGCTCAAATATTTCCTCGACACGACCGGCGCCGAATGGGCCTCGGGCGCGCTCGCCGGCAAGCCGGCCGCGCTGTTCACATCCACCAGCACGATGCATGGCGGACAGGAGGCCACGCTGTTGTCGATGGCCCTGCCGCTGCTCCACCACGGCATGCTGATCGTGGGCATTCCCTATACGGAACCGGCGCTCAGCAGCACCCTCACCGGCGGTACGCCTTACGGCGCGAGCCATGTATCGGGCGCAAGGGGCGACAACGGCATCAGCGACCACGAGCGCGAACTGGCGCGCGCGCTGGGCAAGCGCCTTGCCGATGTCGCCCGCCGGCTGGGCACCCCCGCGTGAGCCGCATGCAGAAGACCGGCCTGGCGGCCTGGGCCGGCCTGCTCCTGGTGCAAGTGCTCTGGTACACGGTCTATCCGCCTGTTTCCATTCCGACGTGGGTGGCGCTGGCGCTCACCGTTCCACCCCTGCTCCTTCCCCTGTTTTCGTTGCCGAACGTCACCCGCGCCCTGCTCTGGGTCGGCATCCTTGCGCTGTTCTATTTCTGCCATGGCGTCTCGGAAGCGTGGAGCTCCACGGGCGACCGCTGGCTGGCGTTCGTCGAGATCGCCATCACCCTGCTGCTGATCGGGACCCTCGGTGCCGGTGTGCGCCGGCGACGTTGATTCGGCCCCGGCCCGGGTGCAGGCTAGACCTCACCGATGCCTTCAGCGAGGACGCCACGATGGGTTTTGTGCAGGACGCGCCACGCCTGGCGCATCCCTTCCGCGACGACCGCGTGCTGAATGCCTGGCTGGCGCGCACGCTGCCCGCCGAACGGCTGGCGGCGATGCGGCCGGACCTCGAGGCGCTCGCGGACTATGCCGTCATGGCCTGGGATCGCCGCGGCCGTACGCCCCGCACCGAGCCCGTGCTCACCCAATGGGATGCCTGGGGTTCGCGCGTCGACCGCATCGCGCTCACGCCCGCATGGGAAGAAGGCCCCGGCATCACCACGAAGCATGCGGTACTCGCCGCGGGGCATGCCGGCTCGCCCTGGGCCCGCGTGGAGGAATTCGCCCGCGTCTACCTCTATCACATCGCCAGCGAGTTCTATTGCTGCCCGCTGGCAATGACCGACGGCGCGGCCACGGCGCTCCACGCATCGGGCAACAGGGCGCTTATCGAGCGCGCCCTGCCGCATTTCCTGAGCCGCGATCCGGCCACGTTCTGGCTGTCCGGGCAGTGGATGACGGAAACTCCGGGCGGTTCGGATGTGGGACGCACCGAAACGGTCGCCCGGCAGGATGCCGACGGGCAATGGCGGCTCTACGGCCGCAAATGGTTCAGCTCGGCCGTGGTGGGCGAAGCGGCGCTCGCGCTCGCACGCCCCGAAGGCGCCGGCACGGGCACCGCGGCGCTCGCGCTCTTCTACGTGGAAACGAAAGACGAGCACGGCGCGTGGCGCGGCATCGCCATCGACAGGCTCAAGAAGAAGCTGGGCACGCACGAACTGCCCACCGCCGAGATCCATCTCGACGGACTGGCGGCGACGCCCGTCGGCCCGCTCGATCACGGCGTGCGCCAGATCGCGCCGATGCTCAACGTCACGCGCACCTGGAACGCCGTCTGCGCCGTGGCGAGCATGGCCCGGGCCATTTCCCTGGCCCGCGATTACGCCACCCGGCGCAGCGCCTTCGGTACGCGCCTTATCGACCAGCCACTGCATGCGCGCACCCTCGCCGACATGCAGGCCGAATACGAAGCCGCGTTCTCGCTCACCTTCTTCGTCGCCGAACTGCTCGGCCGCGTCGAGCATGGCGAAGGCGAAGTACACGAAACAGCCCTCCTTCGCCTGCTGACGCCGCTGGCCAAACTGTGGACGGCCAAGGTGTCCATCCGCGTGGTTTCCGAGGCGCTGGAATGCTTCGGCGGCGCGGGCTACATCGAGGACACGGGCCTGCCCCAGCTGCTGCGCGACGCGCAGGTCTACGCGATATGGGAAGGCACGACGAACATCCTGTCGCTGGACATGCTTCGCGCGCTTTCCGGCGGCGTCGCGCCGATCCGTGAGGCCGTGGACGACCTGGTCCCGGAAGACGGCACGCCGGAGCGTGCCGCGCTGGCCGCCACGCTCGACGCGGCGGAATCCCTGCTCGCCGACATCGCGGCCGACCGGGCGTCGCTTGAAGCCTCGGCGCGCGGCCTTGCCTTCACCCTGGCCCGGACGATGGCTGCGGCCCTCCTCCTGCGATCGGCGCGCTGGGGCGCCGCCGACGGCGATCCGCGGCCCGGTGCCGCCAGCCGTCGCTTCCTGGCAAGAGGCCTGGACCGTCTCGCGTTGCCGGAGAACGACGACGACGCCCTGCTGGCCACGGACCGTGGCATGTAGAATGACGGTCCGCGCCACCCGCTTTCCAGGCCTGACCATGCAGCAACTGACCATCGTGACCACCGGCGGCACGATCGACAAGGTGTATTTCGACGACAAGTCGGACTACCAGATCGGCTCTCCGCAGATCGGCGAGATCCTCCACCAGCTGGGAGTCGCGTTCCGTTTCGACGTGATCCCCATCCTGCGCAAGGACAGCCTGCACGTGACCGACGAGGACCGCGCGCTGATCCGCAGCACGATCGAGGCGCAGCCGCACCGGCACGTGCTGGTCACCCACGGGACGGACACCATGGTGGAAACCGCGCGCGTGCTCGCCGGCATTCCCGGGAAGGTCATCGTGCTCACCGGCGCGCTCAATCCGGCGCGGTTCCAGGGTTCGGACGCGGTCTTCAACATCGGCTGCGCCGTGGGCGCCGTGCAGACGCTGGCCGACGGCGTCTACATCGCCATGAACGGCCGCGTCTGGGACCCGGCCACGGTCCGCAAGAACCGCGACGCGAACCGCTTCGAAGCGATCTGATCCAGCCCCTCAGGGGCGGCGGCCGCGGTCCTCGACCACGGCGTCCACCGTCGCTCCCGCGTCCATCAGCCCTGCGCCGCAGCCCTTCGGGCACCGGCCCGGGAGCGGGCGCGCGTTGTCGACCAACTGGCTCGCGACCTCGTCCACGCCGATGTCCGGATCGGCGGAACGCATCAGCGCCACGAGCGCGGCGACTTGCGGCGAAGCCACCGACGTACCGCCGCGATAGCCGAACACGGAGCGCTCCTGCCCTCGCTTGCCGGTATTCCAGGTGGACAGGATGTCGTCGAACCCTCGTTCGCCGAGGTTGCCGCCGGGCGCCGACAGCGTGATCTGTTGCCCGAAGTTGGAATACGGCGCCATGCCGCCATCCCTTCCCAACGCGGCGACGCTCACCACGCCGGGGCAGTTCGCCGGCGTGTTCGTATTGACGTTCTTCCGATCGTTCCCCGCCGAAGTGACGACCACGGTGCCGCGCGACCGTGCCTGTTCGATGGCTTGCCGCAACGCTTGGCCGCAGGCGCCGGTGGCGCCCATGCTGAGATTGATCACATCGACGCGCCTCTCGATGCGTGGCACCCCGGGCACGTCGCCACCGCTGGCCCAGACGATCGCGTCGGCGATATCGGACGTGCGGCCACCGCAGCGGCCGAGGACACGAACCGGAACCAGCTTCGCTTCCGGAGCGAGCCCGACGATGCCCGGCGGGTTGCCCGCCCGCGCAACGACCAGGCCCGCCATGTGCGTGCCGTGCCACGTCGAGGGCTTGCCCTGCGGCGACAGGCAGTCGCCTGGGTCGCTCCAGTTGCCCATGTCCGTCGGATCCGCATCGCGACCGTCACCGTCGCGGGCCGCGGCCGCGTCGCTGATGAAGTCGTAACCCGGAAGCAACTGGCCGTCGAACTCCGGGTGCGGCGTGATCCCGGTGTCGAGGACGGCGACCACGGCGCCGGCGCCGCGCGTGTACTTCCACGCCACTTCCGCGTCCACGCCCACTTTCGGATCGTGCATGTACCACTGTCGCTTCCACAGCGAATCGACGATCGCCGTGGGTACGAGCAGCCGATCTTCCTCGACGGAGATCACTCCGGGAAACGCGGCGAACCTCGCCTCGTTGCCGCTGGCCAGCTGGAAGACCTCGCCACCGGCCGCGAGCGAGCGCACATGGCGCGGCATATCCGCGCGCGCCATCCGGGCATGGCGGGACTGCCCGCCGGCGGCATGCGCCGATGCGGCATCGGCGAAATGGACGATATAGCGAGCGGGTGTGGCGGCAACGAGTGTCGTCGACACGACGAGCGAGGCCAACGCCACGAGAGGCATGAGTCGCATGGTGGGTTCCTTCGAATCGCGGTCACGCCGCGGGTTCGACAAACCTAGGTTCGCTCACGCGCCAGGGGTACGCGTCGGCGCCCGCGACGCGGGGTACGCGGCGCCTGAAGAAAAAAGGCCCGGGCGTCGCCGACCGGGCCCTTCCAACACTATCGCTTACCCGTCACTGCACGGCCTTCAGCGACACGCCGGAGTACGCGGTGTAGCCACGGATCCGGATGTAGTACGTGGCGGCGCTCGAGACATTGATGGTGCAGGTCTCGTTGTTGCCCGTGAGGTACGGGCGGCAGGTGTACGCCGTCGTGGTCGGAGACGAACCGCGCCGCACATACAGGTCGGCATCGCCGGTCCCGCCGCTGATGGTTACCGTCAACGTACCCGCCGCTGCCGAGACCGTGTAGGCGGGACTGGTGAAGGAGCCGCTCGCACCGGACAGGTTTGTCAGGTTCAGCAGTACCGTGCCGCCACCGCCGCCCGAGCAGCTCACGCCCACGCCGCTGAACGCGGAAACGACATCGGCGGTGCTGAAGCCCAGGTCGTCGGCCGCATCTTCAACGTCGCAGGCGCCACTGACGAACGTGGAGTTCGGCTGCCAGTACAGCTGGTTCGCACGGGCGAAAGCCTGGAAGGCCTTCTGCGTGTTCCAACCGGTCTTCTGCGCCAGCAGGCAGAACGCCTTGTTGTACACACCGGACGAATAGTGCACGTCGAGCCCGTTGTAGTAGTCGGCGGCGTCATCGATCGACGCACCGTCCTGCGTCGGGTTGCACATATAGCGAAGGGCACCGTTGCCCTTGAAGATCTCGGCACCCACCAGCCAGTCGTTCACGCCGTTTCGGTCGTAGTACTCGGCGGTTTCGCCGGCCATGTCCGAGAATGCCTCGTTCATGCCGCCCGACTGGCCGCTATAGGTGAGGTTCGAGTTCTGCTCGGTGAAGCCGTGGCTGATCTCGTGCGAGGTGACGTCGAGGGACACCAGCGGATAGAACGTGCTGGCACCGTCGCCGAACGTCATCGAGCTGCCGTCCCAGAAGGCGTTTTCATAATTGGTGCCGTAGTGCACCTTCATGATCAGCACCTGGTTGTTGTCCAGCGGCGGCACGTTCATGTACGCCTGATACATGTCGTGCACGACGCCGCCGAAATGGTGGGCGTCGTTGATGGGGCCGTAGCCGCCATTGATGGGGGAGCCGTTCGAGTTCGGACAGGTGAAGCTCCACAGCGTGCCGCTGCCCGAGGTCGCGTGGTTCATGTTGTACGTGCGCACGTAGGTGTTCTGCATGGTGCAGGTGCTACCCGACTGCGTCACGTTGAGGTAGGGAAGCCCGTTGGCGCCCCAGGTGTACTGGCCGGTCTTCTGGTTGCCGCCGGGACCCGTGGCATTCGCATAGGCGAGGCCGTCCCACTGCTTGATGATCTGCCCCGTGTTCGCGTCGATGATCGCCGTCGGCCGGGTCGGATGGTCGCCGCCCGAGAAGAACGAAGCGAGATAGACAAGGCGTGCCGGAGCGCCTTCCTGCGGGTAGATGTACAGGTCCGCCTTGCTGCTTTGGGGCTTCGCCAGTCCGTTGACGAACGAACTGGACTGCTTCACCAGCAAGCCCACGATCTGCGCCTGGTTGAGGCGCGGCGTCACCGAGGCGATGTCCACCTGGAGGTTGGACGAGACCATGCCGTTGGCGACCAGCGCATTTCCCTGCGCGTCCTGCTCCACGGCGATGCTCTGGCCGAAAACCGGCACGCCCTTGAAGGTCTGTTGCATGCGCACCGTGCGGGTACCCCGTACGGTCTCCGCCGAGGCCTTTGCGACGAACCCGTAGTCGGCGGTGAGGCCGAGCCTGGTCGCAAGTTGCGGGGTCGGCGTGGCGCCGAGACTCTGCGCGCGCAGGGCCTGCTGGGTAGCCGCCCCTGCCGTCGACGCGGCCACGATGGCCAGCGAAGCGGCCAGGAGTTTCAAGCGAACATGGTTTGCCATTACGTTCCTCCTCCAGGAATGGGCCGCACGAAGCCATTGCGGCCGTGAGGACCACATTCCGAACGATATGAAGTACGCGCCTTAGCGCGATGCCCGTTATGACCTCTCGCCCCTACGAAAAGTCGCAGTCAACCTATCGCAAGTTATGACGGTCGACTACCTAGGGATTTCCCTAGGGCCAGGAAAAACGCGATGCTACGCACGCCAAGACCTCATGAACCTGCGAAAGGATCCCGGATGAGCGACCCTGCCGATATCGACTCGGACCTCCGTCACCTGACCCCTTCCGTGCGCGCCGCCTTCCGCCTGACCTCGGAACGACAGACCCTGGACCATCTCGTGGCCGACATCGGGCTGGACGGGGCCACCACGTGGCAGAAGGGCGAGAGCATCGCCAGCTCCGAGTTGCAACGGCGAACGAACGGCTGGTGCTTCGAGCTGCCCTGGCAGCGCACGTACATGCTGGACGATGCCCTGGCCCTTCTGTTGAGGGCGCTCGCCCCGCACCGCGACGAGATCCTCAACCTGACCAAGGCCCTGGACCTGGATGCGCACTTCTCGCTCGAGACGCGCATGTACGAGAACCGGGTTCCCGCCGGCTACCTCTCTCCGGCCAACGTAAAGGCGATCGCAGGCTATGGTGCGTCGCTCGATGCCGGTGTCGTACCGATGACGTACGAACCGAGCCAGGGACGCTAGAGCATCCCTGTCTCGAGCTTCGCCGCATCCGACATCATCGAATGGTTCCACGGCGGGTCGAATACGAGATCGACATCGGCTTCCAGCACGGTCGGGATGATTTCCAGCTTGGTGCGCACGTCGTCGACGAGGATGTCGCCCATGCCGCAGCCGGGCGCGGTGAGGGTCATCTTGACGTACACCTTGCGGCTTCCCTCGTCGCCGGCTTCGAGGCTCACGTCGTAGACGAGGCCGAGTTCCACCACGTTGATGGGGATCTCCGGATCGAAACAGGTGCGCAGCTGCTGCCAGACCAGCTTTTCGACATCGTCGTCGGACGCGTCGTCCGGCAGCTCGATCGGCTTCGGCGGCTCCTTGCCCAGCGCGTCGGCATCGTTGCCGGCAATGCGGAACAGGTTGCCTTCCACGTAGACGGTGAAGCTGCCCCCGAGGGCCTGGGTGATGTAGCCGATCTGCCCGGCCGGAAGCGTCACCGTCTCGCCCTGCGGCACCATGACCGCCTGGCAGTCACGCTCGAGGGTGAAAGGCTCGCTGCTGAGGCTGAAACCGCTCATTGCTGTCCTGTGAGGGCCGGGGGCGCGGCCGCAAAGTTGTCGATTATGCCCCACCGGCCATACGTCGGGGCTCCCGCCCGCCCGCTCAAGAGCGCGAAACTGTCATGGCCGCTATCATGGCCGCTTTGCCCGGCCCCACACTCCGATGCCCGATCCGAGCCAACCTCCCCCGGCCGAGCGTTTCCGGCTCCCCGGCTTCCTCTTCGGCGTGCTGTGCGCCGCGATGTTCGGTCTCGCCGTGGGCGCGGTCTGGATGCTGCCGTCGATGATGTTTGGCCGCGCACTGCCGGCCCTGGTGCTGCCGGCGGGCTGGGTACTGGGCGTGGTCGTCCGGCGCTGGCTGCACTTCCAGGGCCTTGCTGGCGCCCTGCTCGCGGCGGGCGCCACCCTGCTGGCCGCGGCCTACACAGCCTGCCTGGTGGCCGCCGCGACCATTTCCGGCATGATGGGAATCGGGCTGGCCCAGGCCATGAGCGACGCCGGCCCCGGCATGCTGATCGAACTTGCCCACCTGGCGCAGACGCCGGGAGACCTGGCGCTGGCCCTTGCCGGCGCCGCGCTCGCCGCGATGGTCGCCTGGCCGCTGCGGGCCCGGGGTGGGCGCGCCGGGTGACTTCATAACCCATAAATATCAATGCCCCGAAGATATTGCGTCGAACGGGCAGTCAACCGGCGGTCGCCGACCGCGTTTACCGGAGTGAACCAGGCCGTATGGAGCACGAGGATGCCGAGACCGACGAAGCGGAGAAGGCCGTGAACGCCTCGCTCGCGCTCGACAGCGCATCCCTGGAGGACCTGCGCGAGGTACCGGCGAGCATGGACGCCTTCCTGGCGGCCATCGAACGGCGGGCCTGGCGCATGGCCGAGATCCACCTCGGCAATCGCGAGGACGCGCTGGACGCCGTGCAGGACGCCATGCTGAGGCTGGCGCACCATTACGGCGACAAGCCGGCCGGCGAATGGACGCCGCTGTTCTGGGGCATCCTCCGCCGGCGTATCGTCGATCTGCAGCGCCGCCGCAAGGTGCGCTCGATCGTGGTCGGATGGCTGGGCGGCGGCAAGGACGACGACGGCGACGAGCTCCCCCAATGGGAGCCCGCCGACGACAGCCCCGACCCGGCGGCGCGACTGCAGGATTCGCAGGCTTACGCGGACATCGTCGCGGCCCTGCGCAACCTGCCGCGGCGCCAGCGCGAGGCATTCACGCTTCGCGTCATGGAAGGCCTCGACGTCGCCGAGACGGCAGCGGCCATGGGCTGCTCCGACGGCAGTGTGAAGACCCATCTTTCGCGCGCGATGCATGCGCTGCGCGATCAACTGGAGGCATGGCGATGAGCCAGCACGATCGGGAACTCGAACGTCGCGCCAGGGATTTGTACCTGCGCGCCAGCCGTGACGTGGATCCGGCCACCGCCGGCCGCCTGCGCGCCGCGCGGCGCACGGCGCTGGCCCGCCCGCAGCACTCCGCCGCGCGGCGGCTGCTGCTGCCCGCCGGCGCCTTCGCGGTACTGGCCCTGGCCACGCTGACGGTCTGGCAGCCGGGCGGCGCGCCGCCGTCGCCCACGGCGGTCGCCCAGCCGGGCGACAACGATCCGAACGACTTGCCGCCGGATGCCGACAGCGCCGATCCGGCCCTTTACAGGGACCTCCAGTTCTACAGCTGGCTGGCCTACAACGACACCCCGTCCTCCTCCCGCAAATGACCGCCATGCGCCGCGCTCCACTCGTCCTCGCCCTGCTGCTCGCCCTGACGGCACCGTTCGCCAC
This genomic window contains:
- a CDS encoding YihY family inner membrane protein; this translates as MPLRIDRDRALSFTRFTWLRFVDDKCFETAGALSYTTLVSLVPLTVAVFAILSAFPVFAEWRGSLANYAFQNFVPATGLKIQEYMLAFADKASQLTGISILVMLFSAVSMMISIEDRLNRIWRVRKPRGWTSRLLLYWAALTLGPILVVGGLALSSYIAAFPLLHQAADQIATQSRLLSLAPFLITFVTLVLMYTMVPNRRVSWRHAAIGAILGAMLFEFARWGFAEFIRNSPNYEEIYGALAAIPIFLLWIYLSWIIVILGASIAASISAFEYTVPHEALPDGAEFIGLLVVLQHFVDAQRTGENVDPATVRLRESYLPSSAIACYFDDLQRADMIQRCESGGWVLSRSLDATELLRVYCCTQYRLPLHPREQVQRLGIQLPPELLGLLDNLAEALDATLGARLDKLFPPPPVPVPTEDSPA
- the wrbA gene encoding NAD(P)H:quinone oxidoreductase codes for the protein MSHDILVLYYSRSGHTAQLARFVARGVEEVPGMRARLRQVPPVAPVTETAMPPEPEDGAPYVTRADLLECVALAMGSPTRFGNMAAPLKYFLDTTGAEWASGALAGKPAALFTSTSTMHGGQEATLLSMALPLLHHGMLIVGIPYTEPALSSTLTGGTPYGASHVSGARGDNGISDHERELARALGKRLADVARRLGTPA
- a CDS encoding DUF2069 domain-containing protein, which encodes MQKTGLAAWAGLLLVQVLWYTVYPPVSIPTWVALALTVPPLLLPLFSLPNVTRALLWVGILALFYFCHGVSEAWSSTGDRWLAFVEIAITLLLIGTLGAGVRRRR
- a CDS encoding acyl-CoA dehydrogenase family protein, with the protein product MGFVQDAPRLAHPFRDDRVLNAWLARTLPAERLAAMRPDLEALADYAVMAWDRRGRTPRTEPVLTQWDAWGSRVDRIALTPAWEEGPGITTKHAVLAAGHAGSPWARVEEFARVYLYHIASEFYCCPLAMTDGAATALHASGNRALIERALPHFLSRDPATFWLSGQWMTETPGGSDVGRTETVARQDADGQWRLYGRKWFSSAVVGEAALALARPEGAGTGTAALALFYVETKDEHGAWRGIAIDRLKKKLGTHELPTAEIHLDGLAATPVGPLDHGVRQIAPMLNVTRTWNAVCAVASMARAISLARDYATRRSAFGTRLIDQPLHARTLADMQAEYEAAFSLTFFVAELLGRVEHGEGEVHETALLRLLTPLAKLWTAKVSIRVVSEALECFGGAGYIEDTGLPQLLRDAQVYAIWEGTTNILSLDMLRALSGGVAPIREAVDDLVPEDGTPERAALAATLDAAESLLADIAADRASLEASARGLAFTLARTMAAALLLRSARWGAADGDPRPGAASRRFLARGLDRLALPENDDDALLATDRGM
- a CDS encoding asparaginase domain-containing protein; the encoded protein is MQQLTIVTTGGTIDKVYFDDKSDYQIGSPQIGEILHQLGVAFRFDVIPILRKDSLHVTDEDRALIRSTIEAQPHRHVLVTHGTDTMVETARVLAGIPGKVIVLTGALNPARFQGSDAVFNIGCAVGAVQTLADGVYIAMNGRVWDPATVRKNRDANRFEAI
- a CDS encoding S8 family peptidase codes for the protein MRLMPLVALASLVVSTTLVAATPARYIVHFADAASAHAAGGQSRHARMARADMPRHVRSLAAGGEVFQLASGNEARFAAFPGVISVEEDRLLVPTAIVDSLWKRQWYMHDPKVGVDAEVAWKYTRGAGAVVAVLDTGITPHPEFDGQLLPGYDFISDAAAARDGDGRDADPTDMGNWSDPGDCLSPQGKPSTWHGTHMAGLVVARAGNPPGIVGLAPEAKLVPVRVLGRCGGRTSDIADAIVWASGGDVPGVPRIERRVDVINLSMGATGACGQALRQAIEQARSRGTVVVTSAGNDRKNVNTNTPANCPGVVSVAALGRDGGMAPYSNFGQQITLSAPGGNLGERGFDDILSTWNTGKRGQERSVFGYRGGTSVASPQVAALVALMRSADPDIGVDEVASQLVDNARPLPGRCPKGCGAGLMDAGATVDAVVEDRGRRP
- a CDS encoding M4 family metallopeptidase, with the translated sequence MANHVRLKLLAASLAIVAASTAGAATQQALRAQSLGATPTPQLATRLGLTADYGFVAKASAETVRGTRTVRMQQTFKGVPVFGQSIAVEQDAQGNALVANGMVSSNLQVDIASVTPRLNQAQIVGLLVKQSSSFVNGLAKPQSSKADLYIYPQEGAPARLVYLASFFSGGDHPTRPTAIIDANTGQIIKQWDGLAYANATGPGGNQKTGQYTWGANGLPYLNVTQSGSTCTMQNTYVRTYNMNHATSGSGTLWSFTCPNSNGSPINGGYGPINDAHHFGGVVHDMYQAYMNVPPLDNNQVLIMKVHYGTNYENAFWDGSSMTFGDGASTFYPLVSLDVTSHEISHGFTEQNSNLTYSGQSGGMNEAFSDMAGETAEYYDRNGVNDWLVGAEIFKGNGALRYMCNPTQDGASIDDAADYYNGLDVHYSSGVYNKAFCLLAQKTGWNTQKAFQAFARANQLYWQPNSTFVSGACDVEDAADDLGFSTADVVSAFSGVGVSCSGGGGGTVLLNLTNLSGASGSFTSPAYTVSAAAGTLTVTISGGTGDADLYVRRGSSPTTTAYTCRPYLTGNNETCTINVSSAATYYIRIRGYTAYSGVSLKAVQ
- a CDS encoding DUF4279 domain-containing protein; this translates as MSDPADIDSDLRHLTPSVRAAFRLTSERQTLDHLVADIGLDGATTWQKGESIASSELQRRTNGWCFELPWQRTYMLDDALALLLRALAPHRDEILNLTKALDLDAHFSLETRMYENRVPAGYLSPANVKAIAGYGASLDAGVVPMTYEPSQGR
- the sufT gene encoding putative Fe-S cluster assembly protein SufT yields the protein MSGFSLSSEPFTLERDCQAVMVPQGETVTLPAGQIGYITQALGGSFTVYVEGNLFRIAGNDADALGKEPPKPIELPDDASDDDVEKLVWQQLRTCFDPEIPINVVELGLVYDVSLEAGDEGSRKVYVKMTLTAPGCGMGDILVDDVRTKLEIIPTVLEADVDLVFDPPWNHSMMSDAAKLETGML
- a CDS encoding RNA polymerase sigma factor — its product is MEHEDAETDEAEKAVNASLALDSASLEDLREVPASMDAFLAAIERRAWRMAEIHLGNREDALDAVQDAMLRLAHHYGDKPAGEWTPLFWGILRRRIVDLQRRRKVRSIVVGWLGGGKDDDGDELPQWEPADDSPDPAARLQDSQAYADIVAALRNLPRRQREAFTLRVMEGLDVAETAAAMGCSDGSVKTHLSRAMHALRDQLEAWR